ATGCCGAAGTCGAACTGGCCAAGGCCGCACAGGAAGAAGCGGCCCAGGAAGCCGACAAGGAGGAAAAATAGTATGGGTATCACCGCACAGCAGGTCAAGACACTGCGAGAGAAAACCGGTGTCGGGATGATGGATTGCAAAAAGGCTCTGGTGGAATGCGATGGCAATGAAGAAGCCGCTGTCGCCTACCTCCGCGAAAAGGGTCTTGCCAAGGCACAGAAAAAGGCCGGCCGGGCCACTTCCGAAGGCTGGATCGGCTACGCTGCCACCGACGACCTTTCCGCTGCCACCCTGGTGGAGCTCAAGTGTGAAACCGATTTTGTGGCCAAAAATGAAAAATTCCAGGAAACCCTGGCAACCATCGCCCAGACCCTCAACGCCCAGCAGGCGGCCACCAACGCCCCTGTTGCGCTTACAGAAGAACAGGCAGCCCCCTTTGCCGAGGGCGTCAATGAACTGATCACCGTTCTTGGCGAGAACACCCAGCTCGGTCGCTTCTGCAAGCTGGCCTTGGACGGTGCCGGCATGATCGGCCACTATATCCATGCCAACGGTAAAATCGGCGTTCTCGTGGCCATTGAAACCGGTTCCGAGGAAAGTGCGGGCAAGGATGAGCTCAAGGTCATGGCCAAGGACATCGCCATGCAGATCGCAGCCGTCAACCCGGCATGCTGCACCCCCGAGGAGCTCCCCCAGGACGTCATTGCCAAGGAAAAGGAAATATACCTCAATCAGGCCAAGGAAGAAGGCAAGCCTGAACACATTGCCGAAAAGATCGTCACCGGACGGTTGAACAAATACTACAAGGAAGTCTGTCTTGTAGAACAGCCGTTCATCAAGGACGATTCCAAGGCCATCAAGGACCTGATCAAGGAAACAGCCAAAGCTCTTGGCGACACGGTCAAGATCACTGGTTTTTGCAGAATGGCCCTTGGCGAGGAATAACAGCATATCGAGCACAAAACAGGGAGCTTCGGCTCCCTTTTTTGTGCCGTCTTTTTTTTTGCCTCTTGGACATCTTTCCTGTAAACACTCACGAACACGTTCGCGTAAGGAGACCACATGTCGACATTCCACTACCCCCGTGTGCTTCTCAAACTCAGTGGCGAAGCCCTGGCTGGTGAGCAGCGATTCGGGATCGATCCGGAAATTGTCCGGTCCATAAGCCGGGAACTCGCCGAGATAGCCGCCCTGGGAGTCCAGATGGCCATTGTCATTGGCGGTGGCAACATCTTCCGGGGCATTTCCTCGTCGGCAACAGGAATGGACAGGTCTTCGGCCGACTACATGGGCATGCTGGCAACGGTGATGAACGCCCTGGCCGTTCAGGACGCGCTGGAAAAGGAAAACATACCCACCCGGGTCATGTCGGCCATCACCATGCGCGAGGTGGCAGAACCCTATATTCGACGCAGGGCCATCCGCCACCTGGAAAAAGGCCGGGTGATCATCTGCGCGGCCGGAACAGGCATCCCCTATTTCACCACGGATACGGCCGCTGTCATCCGAGCTCTGGAACTCAAGGCCAATGCCATTTTAAAGGCCACCCGGGTCAACGGAGTCTACGACCGCGATCCGGAAAAGGATGCCAACGCCACCATGTACCAGTCCCTTAGCTACATCGAGGTCCTGCAAAAAAAGCTTCGGGTCATGGATTCTGCAGCCATATCCCTGTGCATGGACAACAACCTGCCCATTGAAGTCTTCAACCTTTTTTGCAAGGGCAACATCAAACGGGTCGTTCTTGGAGAGACCGTTGGAACACGAGTACAAGGAGAATAGCATGGAAACTCTGTACCAGGAGTGTCAAACACGAATGCAAAAGGCATTGGACAACCTGAACCGGGAATTCGGCAAATTGAGGACAGGAAGGGCCTCATCCTCGTTGATTGAGGACATCAAGGTTGATTATTACGGAACCCCCACCCCCATCAACCAGCTCGCCTCCATCTCCATTCCCGACAGCCGGACCATTTCCATTCAGCCGTGGGACCGCAATGGATTCAGCGGTGTTGAAAAGGCCATTCTCAAATCCGATCTCGGGCTCACGCCGGTCAACGACGGCAAAACCATTCGCATTGCCATCCCCGCCCTCACGGAAGAACGGCGCAAGGACCTGGTCAAAATGGCCAAGAAATACACCGAAGAGGCCCGGGTTGCCATCCGCAATGTCCGCAGAGACATGAACGATCTTCTGAAAAAGCAAAAAAACGACAAGGAAATCAACGAAGACGACATGCACAGAGGCCAGGATGAAATCCAGCGCATCACCAACGATTTCATCAAGCAGGCTGACGCTCTTCTGGACACCAAGG
The window above is part of the Desulfoplanes formicivorans genome. Proteins encoded here:
- the frr gene encoding ribosome recycling factor; amino-acid sequence: METLYQECQTRMQKALDNLNREFGKLRTGRASSSLIEDIKVDYYGTPTPINQLASISIPDSRTISIQPWDRNGFSGVEKAILKSDLGLTPVNDGKTIRIAIPALTEERRKDLVKMAKKYTEEARVAIRNVRRDMNDLLKKQKNDKEINEDDMHRGQDEIQRITNDFIKQADALLDTKEQEIMEI
- the tsf gene encoding translation elongation factor Ts, encoding MGITAQQVKTLREKTGVGMMDCKKALVECDGNEEAAVAYLREKGLAKAQKKAGRATSEGWIGYAATDDLSAATLVELKCETDFVAKNEKFQETLATIAQTLNAQQAATNAPVALTEEQAAPFAEGVNELITVLGENTQLGRFCKLALDGAGMIGHYIHANGKIGVLVAIETGSEESAGKDELKVMAKDIAMQIAAVNPACCTPEELPQDVIAKEKEIYLNQAKEEGKPEHIAEKIVTGRLNKYYKEVCLVEQPFIKDDSKAIKDLIKETAKALGDTVKITGFCRMALGEE
- the pyrH gene encoding UMP kinase, with translation MSTFHYPRVLLKLSGEALAGEQRFGIDPEIVRSISRELAEIAALGVQMAIVIGGGNIFRGISSSATGMDRSSADYMGMLATVMNALAVQDALEKENIPTRVMSAITMREVAEPYIRRRAIRHLEKGRVIICAAGTGIPYFTTDTAAVIRALELKANAILKATRVNGVYDRDPEKDANATMYQSLSYIEVLQKKLRVMDSAAISLCMDNNLPIEVFNLFCKGNIKRVVLGETVGTRVQGE